From one Bacteroides eggerthii genomic stretch:
- the drt3b gene encoding antiviral reverse transcriptase Drt3b, with protein MIHLCNISPYSLRHIHNVAKCTFNLESAEKVIDKEEKIVELEDEIQDKEVPIYRSYFTYRTIDMIFKFHQQMDLLRLEQKFHFMMNMDIASCFYHIYTHSIAWAIKGKECAKNNIDAISFETTFDKLMQRSNYNETNGILVGPEVSRIFAEIIFQRIDLNVLNILREKNLKLGSDYEIRRYVDDHFIFANKKETLSLILDVFKEQLEIYKLYINESKTNIQEKPFPTNVTCARQELLLMFTSFVDKYVITEEGEFRSISKPYKVANLFLHQFRTLAHKYSVSYDALNRHLLGLIVRLLKGTFISKIKEGTFFSDTNILLTILDISFYVYSLDMCATASFKICRIIQLSIGTMIGMSRDMKLEVEDKINREVKRCFDIYRFQDRKGDTNIEVLNILIAISCLLDRKLDLSIIKDLFGLYVDKSPQCYMELNYFQICTILYVIKDEVVFHKIKEEIIREVKRRYEETHDSLKSAELAMLYFDWIVCPYIEKKDQLDIIESVRKVDRKKAGEIWTEINKSNYWFFNWNKSVNLERYLTKKEYRPAYE; from the coding sequence ATGATACATCTCTGCAATATTAGTCCATATTCATTACGACATATACATAATGTAGCAAAGTGTACTTTTAATTTGGAAAGTGCAGAAAAGGTAATTGATAAAGAGGAAAAGATAGTGGAGTTAGAGGATGAAATTCAAGATAAAGAAGTTCCTATATATCGTTCTTATTTCACTTATAGGACAATTGATATGATTTTTAAATTTCACCAACAAATGGATTTGTTAAGACTAGAACAAAAGTTCCATTTTATGATGAATATGGATATTGCTAGTTGTTTTTATCATATCTATACTCACTCTATAGCGTGGGCTATAAAAGGTAAAGAGTGTGCCAAAAATAATATTGATGCCATATCTTTTGAGACAACCTTTGATAAATTAATGCAAAGAAGTAATTATAACGAAACAAATGGAATTTTAGTAGGACCAGAAGTTTCCAGAATTTTTGCAGAGATTATCTTTCAGCGTATAGATCTTAATGTTCTTAATATATTAAGGGAAAAGAATTTAAAATTGGGGTCCGATTATGAAATACGGCGCTATGTAGATGATCATTTTATATTTGCTAATAAAAAAGAAACATTGAGTTTGATTCTTGATGTTTTTAAGGAACAATTGGAAATATATAAATTGTATATTAATGAATCTAAAACAAATATTCAAGAAAAGCCATTTCCGACTAATGTAACCTGTGCTCGACAAGAATTATTATTGATGTTTACTTCATTTGTTGACAAATATGTCATAACCGAAGAAGGTGAGTTTAGAAGTATAAGTAAGCCATATAAAGTTGCAAATTTATTTCTACATCAATTTCGTACATTGGCTCATAAATATAGCGTATCTTATGATGCGCTGAATAGGCATCTGCTAGGGTTAATTGTTCGTTTACTAAAGGGTACGTTTATATCAAAAATTAAAGAAGGTACTTTTTTTTCTGATACTAATATTCTTTTAACAATATTGGATATAAGTTTTTATGTTTATTCTTTGGATATGTGTGCTACTGCCTCATTTAAAATATGTCGTATAATCCAATTATCAATAGGCACAATGATTGGTATGTCAAGAGATATGAAATTAGAAGTAGAAGATAAAATTAATAGAGAAGTAAAGCGTTGTTTTGATATTTATAGATTTCAAGATCGTAAAGGAGATACAAATATTGAAGTGTTAAATATTCTTATTGCAATAAGCTGTTTGTTGGATAGGAAACTTGACCTATCAATTATCAAGGATTTATTTGGTTTATATGTAGATAAAAGTCCTCAGTGTTATATGGAATTAAACTATTTTCAAATTTGTACAATTCTATATGTGATAAAGGATGAAGTTGTATTTCATAAGATAAAAGAGGAAATTATTCGTGAAGTAAAAAGGAGATACGAAGAGACGCATGATAGTTTAAAAAGCGCGGAGTTAGCTATGCTTTATTTTGATTGGATTGTATGCCCTTATATTGAAAAAAAAGATCAATTAGACATTATAGAATCTGTAAGAAAAGTAGATAGAAAAAAAGCTGGAGAAATTTGGACTGAAATAAATAAAAGTAATTATTGGTTTTTTAATTGGAATAAAAGTGTAAATTTGGAGCGATATTTAACAAAGAAAGAATATAGACCTGCCTATGAATAA
- a CDS encoding BT4734/BF3469 family protein produces the protein MSKLEQYVSWYNNILDTTSRQTATIESLLRSIRTGGQNHQLAEKIRLIRADPSRRSELKKRLQVIMWQGIFSQRNKAGMQQLSGVMCIDIDHKATEELRYLRHILSQEPWVLAYFTSPSGDGLKVLVQSPVTTPEEYENCYAQVIEHFKLHYHCEVDQSCREYSKACYASYDPDLYVNDNAQDYPFRYNPDYDDKRASDQNNPVPSGISRFEVHQPTVTESFINRLNSQINSLTDEQILNICDLKFHRYKQNYQVGNRRNSIFQQAAVLCRAGIESVKTLQYLESVFIPAGSPLHEIQAEVSKAYRTYGNLFGSERGNYKSYNEYRKQRSV, from the coding sequence ATGAGTAAATTGGAACAATATGTGTCGTGGTATAACAACATTCTGGATACCACTTCAAGGCAGACGGCAACGATTGAATCCCTGTTGAGGTCGATCAGAACTGGCGGGCAAAACCATCAACTTGCAGAAAAAATCCGGTTAATTCGGGCAGATCCCTCCCGACGCTCCGAATTAAAAAAGAGACTTCAAGTAATCATGTGGCAAGGAATATTCTCGCAAAGGAATAAAGCCGGAATGCAACAATTATCCGGAGTTATGTGCATTGATATTGACCATAAGGCAACGGAAGAACTTCGATACCTCAGGCATATACTTTCACAAGAGCCATGGGTGTTGGCATATTTCACGAGTCCTAGCGGGGACGGTCTGAAAGTGCTTGTCCAGTCACCGGTCACGACACCGGAAGAATATGAGAATTGCTACGCACAGGTCATTGAACATTTCAAGCTTCATTACCACTGTGAGGTAGACCAGTCCTGTCGGGAGTATTCTAAAGCCTGTTATGCCAGTTATGACCCGGATCTGTATGTGAATGACAATGCACAGGATTATCCCTTCCGCTATAATCCTGATTATGACGATAAACGGGCAAGCGACCAAAACAACCCTGTACCTTCGGGAATAAGCCGTTTTGAAGTCCATCAGCCGACAGTGACAGAATCATTTATCAATCGCTTGAATTCACAGATCAATTCACTGACTGATGAACAGATTTTGAATATATGCGACTTGAAATTTCACAGATACAAACAGAATTATCAAGTTGGAAATCGCAGAAATTCCATCTTTCAACAGGCGGCGGTCTTATGCAGGGCAGGAATTGAAAGTGTAAAAACATTGCAATATCTGGAAAGCGTATTTATTCCCGCAGGCTCTCCTTTGCATGAAATTCAAGCGGAGGTTTCCAAAGCCTACCGGACCTATGGAAATCTGTTCGGTTCCGAGCGGGGTAATTATAAAAGCTATAATGAATACAGGAAACAGAGGTCTGTTTAG